GAGCCGACCGGAAGCCGAGTGTCCAGACCCGAAAGCGTGGGCCCCACCGGATTCATCCGGTGGGGCCCACGTCGTTCACCGTCGTTCACCGCGAACGGCTAGCCGTTGTTACCGCCGAAGAAGCCGTTGCCGTCGTCGCCGTTGCCGTTGTTGTTGCCGTTCTTGAAGGCGATCAGGTTGACCGTCTGCCCCTTGTTGACGGTGCTGCCGGGGGCCGGGTCCGAGCTGATGACCTGGGCGTCGTCGTCCGAGGATCCGGAGATGTTGCCGACGTTCAGGCCCGCGTCCTGCAGCGCCTTCTTGGCGTCCTTCAGGGACAGGCCCTGAAGGTTGGACGGCACCTGGGTCTGGGTGCTCCTGCCGATCTGGATCTGGACCGTGGAGCCCTTGTCGGCCTGGGAGCCGATGGCCGGGACGGTCTGGACGACCTTGCCGACCAGGTTCGGGTCCTGGGTGTCGACCTCGACGCAGTTGCCCTGCAGGTTGTTCTGCTGCATCTGGTTCTTGGCGTCGTCACAGCTCTTGTTGGAGACGTCCGGGACGGTCGCCTTCTCCTCGGCCTTGGCGATGGTGAGGGTGATGGTGGTGCCCTTCTCCACTTCCTTGCCGAGCTCCGGGTCCTGGTTCAGGACGGTGCCGGCTTCCTCCGTGGAGACCTCTTCCTTCGTCTTCACGGTGAACTGGTACTGGTCGCCCTCCAGCAGCGTCTTGGCCTCGTCCAGGGTCTTGCCCAGGACACTCGGAACGGCCACCTTCGGTGCCCCCGTCGACACGACGAGCTTGACGGTGTCGCCCTTGTTGACCATCTTGCCGGCCGCCGGGTCCTGCGAGCAGATGCTGCCCTTCGGCTGGTTCGCGCAGGCGCTCTCGGTGGACTCCACGGTCAGTTCCGAGTTGTCGGCCATCGTCTTGGCGCGATCCAGGGTCTGGCCGACGAAGATCGGGGCCGCGAAGGGCTTGTCCGCCGCCGCGTCACCGCTGAACACCCACTTGCCGATCAGCACCGCGCCGACCAGCACCAGCGCGGCGGCGACGACCAGCAGGATCGTCGAGGCGTTGGACTTCTTCTGGTTCTGGCGGCGCCGGGGACGGTCGTCGTAGCCGAAGCCGCCGTCGTCCGGGTTCATGGGCGGCAGCATCGACGTGGCGCCCGCGTCCGCGGAGCGCATCGCCGTGGTCGCCTGGTCGTCGCCGTAACCGCCGTAGCCGACCGAGCCCATGGACGCCGTCGCCGCGACCGGCTGGCCGTCGAGGCAGGCCTCGATGTCCAGGCGCATCTCGTCGGCCGACTGGTAGCGGTAGTCCGGGTCCTTGACCAGAGCCTTCAGGACGATGGCGTCCATCTCGGGGGTCAGCTCGGGGTCGAAGACGCTCGGCGGCTGCGGCTCCTCCCGGACGTGCTGGTAGGCCACGGCCACCGGGGAGTCGCCGACGAACGGCGGCCGTACCGTCAGCAGCTCGTAGAGCAGGCAGCCCGCCGAGTAGAGGTCGGAGCGCGCGTCGACCTGCTCGCCCTTGGCCTGCTCCGGGGAGAGGTACTGGGCGGTGCCGATGACCGCGGACGTCTGCGTCATCGTCATGCCGGAGTCGCCCATCGCGCGGGCGATGCCGAAGTCCATGACCTTGACCTGGCCGTTGCGCGTCAGCATGACGTTCGCCGGCTTGATGTCGCGGTGGACGATGCCGGCTCTGTGCGAGTACTCCAGGGCCTGGAGAATGCCGATGGTCATCTCCAGCGTCCGCTCCGGCAGCAGCTTGCGGCCGGAGTGGAGCAGCTCGCGGAGCGTGGAGCCGTCGACGTACTCCATGACGATGTACGGGATCGAGACCCCGTCGATGTAGTCCTCGCCCGTGTCATAGACCGCGACGATCGCGGGGTGGTTGAGCGAGGCGGCAGACTGGGCCTCCCGGCGGAACCGGGCCTGGAAGGAAGGGTCGCGCGCGAGGTCCACGCGCAGCGTCTTCACCGCCACGGTGCGGCCGAGGCGGGTGTCATGCGCGAGGTAGACCTCAGCCATGCCACCACGGCCGAGCACGTGGCCCAGCTCGTACCGGCCGCCGAGGCGACGTGGCTCTTCCATCAGAGTTCTTGCGCGGGTGCTACAGCCTTCGGGCCGGAGGGACAGAACGCTTCCGTCGTCTTCGATGCAGGCATCGCAGACCGATGGAACGCTCTGCTACCGCGCGTCCTCCTTCCTGGTGGTGTAGGCGTATCCGTCGCCTCGCTGAAGCAGGCGCAGGTTGCGATGGCTGGTATCCGCGTACCCGCCGGGAACGGAGATGCGATGAGTGCCGGAAGCGCGGACCGCCACGCGACCGGTGTACGTGCCTTGGTATTTGCCGCGCGGGATGTGGGCGTGTACCAGATCGCCGGTGGCGAAGCCATGATGCCGCTTCTGACGGGGCAGACGCAGTCGGGGAAAGCCGTGCTTGTCAGTGCGCGTGCGTGCGTAGGAGCCACGGCCGCACGCGGAGGCGACAAGTACCGTCTCCGGATGCCTGACGATCCGGGTGACGTCGTCGATCTCGCCGACCGCGAGTGCATCAAGGGTGTGGGTTTTCGCTAGCCCCTGCACGGCACGGTTGTACTTGGTACGCCCTCCGGACCAAGCGGACACTGGTAGTCCCAGGCTCTTGAGACGATGCCAGAGCTGCCAACGGGTGGCGTTCATGGCTGCCGCATCCTTGAACGGGGCCTTTGCTCCCACGAGGAGGCGCACAAGCAGCGCGGGCCTGTCTGCCAGGAACTCCTCCACCGACCTGGCGGCCTTGGCCTGGTTGCAGGGACCGCAGGCGAGGGTCAGGTTACTGATGCGGTCGGAGCCGCCCTTGGCGCGGGGATGGATGTGCTCGACCTGGAACGGAAGGTTCTCGCCCCCACAATAGGCGCAAGCACGTTCCCACTTCTCCAGCAGGAACTCACGGACCTCATACCCGGCAAGCGAGCCTTGCTGGTACTCCACACCGTCCAGTGCTTCACGGCCGAGGCTCAGTGCGTGGGTGTCGAATGCAACCCGTTCGACGTGGAGTTCGTTGACGGGGAACAGTTTCGTGAGCCGAGTGACGGTGCCCACCGTGGTGTCGACTCGATGCCGGAGAGACGGCGCGAGCCATCCTGCCGGGCGGGATCGGCTGTCGAACCTGGGCGAACGGTAGCGGAGATTCATGCCGCGTCGCCTACGACGGTAGTTCGCCCGCTTTTGCATGCTGACGCGAATAAGAGTGCCGCGATGCCGGAGTTCGATGGCGCAGAGGCCATGACGGCTGGCCGTGACCTCTCCAGTGACCGTGTCGATGTGATCAACATCGACAGTGACGGCGATACCTGTGCCTTTCGAACCCGGGTCGATCCGTACTGCGACCCCGGCCACGTCGGAGTCCTCGGTCACGCGATCTTTCAAGCGGATCGCGAACGGAGTGGCTTTCACGACAACGGCACGGCCCCGAGAGAGGAGCTTGCGGGCGCGGGCAGGATGGCAGGGCATCAGTGGATGCCCCTTCCGGTCGAGGACCGCGACCATCTGGGCTCCCGTCCCGACCGGGCTCATGTCGGTGTTCGGAATGCTGCTCTCACGAGCAGCGTTCACTCCCTCGACCACCGTGGATGCGGCGGTGTCGGGGTGTCGCCGTACGCCGGGAGGTGACGTGCGCACGGTCTCCCCTCGCCCATGTTCCATACCGGCTGCATCACGCTGACGGCTGATGCGCCCGCGGCCCGTTTCGCCCCTGCTCCCGGGGTTGTCTGCTGCCGCAGGTTCCAGAGCCTGCCGCTGAGGAAGCACGGCAGGGTGGGTCTGCTCACCTGTATGAAACGTAGTCACCAAACACCTCCATTCGCTGATGACTCAGGCTGGTCAACCATGGGCTTGACTGTGCGGGCAGGCAAGCCCCGACTTTGTAGGCCGGGAAGCGGCTGACAGCTACCTACCAGCCCTTTTGCAGGATGCTCTCCGCGCATACGGTACCTGGCTTGTCCTACGTGGCCGGGTCACATCCCTCACCCGATACAGGACCGGTATCGCAACGTGCACCTATGTGCAGGCGACGTGATGGGGGTCACTTCTTGCTGTCGATGACTGCCTTCATCACGTCCCTCGCGATCGGACCGGCCAGACCGCCGCCGGTGATGTCGCCGCGGTTGGCCGAGCCGTCCTCGACGACGACCGCGACGGCCACCGGCGCGCTGCCGTCGGACAGCTTCGCGTACGAGATGAACCAGGCGTACGGCTTCTCGCTGTTGTTCAGGCCGTGCTGGGCGGTACCGGTCTTGCCGCCGACCTTGACACCGCTGATCTTGGCCTTGCCGCCGGTGCCCTGCTGGTCGTTGACGACGGACTCCATCATCTCCTGCAGCGCCTGTGCGGTCTTGGCCGAGACGGCCTGGGACAGCTCCTGGGGCTCTGTCGTTTCCAGGGGGTCCACGCTCGGGGCCAGGATCTGGTCGACCATGTACGGCTTCATCAGCTTGCCGTCGTTGGCGACCGCCGAGGCGACCATGGCCATCTGCAGCGGGGTGGCCGCGTTGGAGCCCTGGCCGATGCCGTCCAGCGAGTTCTGCGGCCGGTTGTCCTTGGGGTAGATGCTCTTCGCGGCGCGCACCGGGGTGTCCAGTTCCGCCTCGTTGAAGCCGAACTTGTTCGCCTGCTCGATCATCTTGTCGTTGCCGACGTTGTCGGCCATCTTCGCGAAGACGGTGTTGCAGGACACCGTGAGCGCGTAGCGCAGCGTGGCGTTCTCGCAGGCGCCGTGCTCGTTGGTGAGCTTGTTCGTGGACTGCGGCAGCGGGAACGGGTCCGGGGTGTCGGTCTTGGAGTCGACGCCGTCGACCTCGCCGTTCTCCAGCGCCGCGGCGGCCGTGACCACCTTGAACGTGGAGCCCGGCGGGTAGGTCTCGCGCAGCGCCCGGTTGAGCATCGGGTCGTCGGCGTCCTTGCCCTTCTGGACCGCCTGCCACGCCTCCTGGTCCGCGTTGGAGGAGCCGGCGAACTTCGACGGGTCGTACGACGGTGTGGAGACCAGCGCGAGGATCTTGCCGGTGGACGGCTCGATCGCGGCGACGGCGCCCTTCTTGTCGCCGAGGCCGTTGTAGGCGGCCTTCTGTGCGGCGGCGTTGAGGGTGGTGACGACGCTGCCGCCCTCCTTCTCCTTGCCCGTGATCATGTCCAGGGTGTTGCGGAAGAAGAGCCGGTCGTCGTTGCCGCTGAGGATGCCGTCCTCCAGCTTCTCCAGCTGGTTGGCGCCGAACGCCTGCGAGGAGTAGCCGGTGACCGGCGCCCACATCGCGCCGTTGGACCAGGTGCGCTTGTACTTGTAGTCGCCGGTGGTCTCCACCGAGCCGGTGATGGCCTTGCCGTCGACGATGATGTCGCCGCGCGGGGTGGAGTAGCGCGTGATGTTGACGCGGCGGTTCTTGGTGTCGCTGGCGAGGCTGTCGGCCTTGACGTACTGCAGGTAGTTGTCGCGCAGCAGCAGTGTCAGCACGAGGAGGCCGCAGAAGATCGCGATCCGGCGCAGGGGCTTGTTCATGACGGGCGGACCACCTGGGTCATCTCGGCGTCGGGGTTGGAGGCGGGGGCGGGTGCCGGGCGGCGCGCCGTGTCGCTGATTCTGATCAGGATGCCGATCAGCGCCCAGTTGGCGATGACGGACGAACCGCCGTACGCCAGGAAGGGCATCGTCATACCGGTCAGCGGGATGAGGCCCATCACACCGCCGGCGACGACGAACACCTGGAGGGCGAAGGCGCCGGAGAGGCCGATGGCGAGCAGCTTGCCGAACGGGTCGCGGGCGGCGAGGGCGGTGCGCACGCCGCGCTCCGCGATCAGGCCGTACAGCAGCAGGAGCGCCATGATGCCGGCCAGGCCCAGCTCCTCGCCGAAGGTGGCGAGGATGAAGTCGGAGTTGGCGGCGAACTTGATCAGCTCGGAGTGGCCCTGGCCCCAGCCGGTGCCGAGGGTGCCGCCGGAGCCGAACGCCCACAGGGCCTGCATGGCCTGCTCGGAGTGACCGCCGACGCCCTGCTGGGAGAGCGTGTACTCCTTCATCGGGTCGAGCCAGGCCTGGACGCGCTGCTGGACGTGGCTCTCGAACTGGGCCACGCCGACCGCGCCGACCGAGGACATCAGCATGCCGAAGACGATCCAGCTGGTCCGCTCGGTGGCGACGTACAGCATGATGACGAACATGCCGAAGAACAGCAGCGAGGTTCCGAGGTCCGTCTCGAAGACCAGGATCAGGATCGAGATGATCCAGACGACGATGATCGGGCCGAGGTCGCGGCCGCGCGGCAGGTAGAGGCCGAGGAAGCGGCGGCTGGCCAGGGCGAGGGCGTCGCGCTTCACCATCAGATAGCCGGCGAAGAAGATCGCGAGCACGATCTTGGCGAACTCACCGGGCTGGATGGAGAAACCGGCCACCGAGATCCAGATCTTGGCGCCGTAGATGTTCTGGCCGAGGCCCGGCACGAGCGGCAGCAGCAGCAGGAAGATCGCGCCGACCATGGAGATGTAGGTGTAGCGCTGCAGGACGCGGTGGTCCTTGAGGAAGATCAGCACCACGATGAACAGCGCGATGCCCATCGCCGTGTAGAGCAGTTGCCGTGGCGCGGCCGTGCCGGCCTGCTGGGCCTGCTGCAGGTACTTCGACTGGTCGAGGCGCCAGATGGCGACCAGCCCGAGTCCGTTCAGCAGTGTGGCCAGCGGCAGCAGCAGCGGGTCGGCGTACGGCGCGAACTTGCGGACGACGAGATGGGCGACGCCGGCCAGCAGACCGAGGCCGAGCCCGTAGCTCAGGAGGCCGGACGGCACCTGCTCGTTGATGGCCAGGCCCACGTTGGCATAGGCGAAGACCGGGATGACGACGGCGAACACCAGCAGCGCGAGCTCGGTGTTGCGCCGGCTCGGCGTTCCGATCGAGCCGATCGTGGACGTGTGGTGCGTCGGCGAGTTGGTCGTACTGCTCATCGTGACGGGGCCTCTCACGGCTTGCCTACTGCTCACCGCACCGCGAGACGACCTTCTGCTCTTCCTCCGAAAGGCTGGGGCCGGTGGTGGGAGTGGCGGTCGCGGATACGGACGGGGACGCGGTTGCCGAGGGGCTCGGCGTTGCCTTGGACGTGGCCGACGGGGGGGTGGTTCCCGTGGTGCCGCCGGGCTTCGAGGGGGTCTTGCCCGCCGGAGCGGCGGCAGCCTGCTTCTTGCAGGCGGAGACCTGGACGGCCAGCTCGTCGATCTTCTTCTGGGCGGTGGGCAGGCTGCCCTCGGCGATCGTCGACTCGACCAGCTTCTGCTGGTACTCCGGGAGGTACTTGAGTTCGATCTCGGGGTGGTCCTTCTCGACCTTCGACAGCGACACCCAGGCCAGGTCCTGGCTGATGCCCCGGTACAGGGCGACGTGCTCGTCCTTGGTGCCGACGTAGTACTGCGTCTGCGTCCAGCGCCAGCCGCCGTACAGGCCGCCGCCGATCACGGCGAGCGCGAGCACGCCGTAGAAGGATCTCTTCAGCCACTTGCGCCCGGCCCGCGGTTTGACGAAGTCGTCGTCGGTGTAGTCGCCGAAGCCGTCGGTGGGGATGAAGCCGGTGATGTCGCCGCCGGAGCCGGGCGGGCCGAACTCGCCGCCCCCGCCGTGCCCGTGCTGCCTGCGGCCGAGGCCGGAGGCGCGGCCCGCGGGGGTCTGCATGATGCCGTTGTCGTGCGGTTGGAGCTGGTTCTCGGCGACCGCGCCGACCACGACCGGGACGTCGGACAACTGCCCGGCGAGGGTGTCCCCGGTGTCCAGGTCGAGGACGTCGGCGACGATGACGGTGATGTTGTCGGGGCCGCCGCCGCGCAGCGCGAGCTGGATCAGCTCCTGCACGGTCTCCTGCGGGCCCTGGTAGCTGGCGAGGGTGTCCTCGAGCGTCTGGTGCGAGACGACTCCGGACAGGCCGTCCGAGCAGATCAGGTACCGGTCGCCGGCGCGGACCTCCCGGATGGAGAGGTCGGGCTCGACGTGCTCGCCGCTGCCCAGCGCGCGCATCAGCAGAGAGCGCTGCGGGTGGGTGGTGGCCTCTTCCTCGGTGATGCGGCCCTCGTCGACGAGGCGCTGCACCCAGGTGTGGTCCTGCGTGATCTGCGTGAGCACGCCGTCGCGCAGCAGGTACGCGCGCGAGTCGCCGACGTGTACGAGACCGAGGCGCTGGCCGGTCCACAGCAGCGCGGTCAGGGTGGTCCCCATGCCCTCGAGCTGGGGGTCCTCCTCGACCAGGGCGCGCAGTTGGTCGTTGGCGCGCTGGACGGCGGTGCCGAGCGAGGTGAGGACGTCGGAGCCGGGGACGTCGTCGTCGAGGGCGACGATGGTGGAGATGGCCTCGGAGGAGGCGACCTCACCGGCGGCGGCGCCGCCCATGCCGTCGGCGATGGCGAGCAGGCGGGGACCGGCGTAACCGGAGTCCTCGTTGCCCTCCCGGATCATGCCCTTGTGCGATCCGGCGGCGAAACGCAGTGACAGACTCATGCGCACCTCGCCCGTCGGCCCCGGGTACAGCCGGTCGTGTCGAGCCACACTGCCCACCCTCCGGTCGGGAGCACACCGGGGCCCTGGGTGCCGGCCGCCGCCGCGTGCTCGCTCCGCTCGCGCTCAGTCATGATGTAGCACTACTTCCGCAGCTCGATGACGGTCTTGCCGATACGGATCGGCGCGCCCAGCGGGATCGGTGTGGGAGTCGTCAGCCGCGATCGGTCGAGGTACGTGCCGTTGGTGGAACCCAGGTCCTCGACGATCCACTGGCCGTCGCGGTCCGGGTAGATCCTGGCATGGCGGCTGGAGGCGTAGTCGTCGTCCAGCACGATCGTGCTGTCGTGCGCCCGGCCCAGACTGATGGTCTGGCCCTGGAGCGCGACGGTCGTGCCGGTGAGGGTGCCCTCGGACACCACCAGCTTCGTCGGTGCGTTACGGCGCGTGCGGCCCGCGGCGGCGGGCTGCTGGCGCTGCTGCGGAGGCGCCTGTTGGCGCTGTGCCTGCTGGGCCCGCCCAGCCTCCCGGCGCGAACCGCGCTGGGTGACCCGCGTACCGAACAGGTCGCTGCGGATGACCTGCACGGCCACGATCACGAACAGCCACAGTACGGCCAGAAAACCCAGCCGCATGACCGTGAGGGTCAGCTCTGACATTG
The Streptomyces sp. NBC_01485 genome window above contains:
- the pknB gene encoding Stk1 family PASTA domain-containing Ser/Thr kinase; translation: MEEPRRLGGRYELGHVLGRGGMAEVYLAHDTRLGRTVAVKTLRVDLARDPSFQARFRREAQSAASLNHPAIVAVYDTGEDYIDGVSIPYIVMEYVDGSTLRELLHSGRKLLPERTLEMTIGILQALEYSHRAGIVHRDIKPANVMLTRNGQVKVMDFGIARAMGDSGMTMTQTSAVIGTAQYLSPEQAKGEQVDARSDLYSAGCLLYELLTVRPPFVGDSPVAVAYQHVREEPQPPSVFDPELTPEMDAIVLKALVKDPDYRYQSADEMRLDIEACLDGQPVAATASMGSVGYGGYGDDQATTAMRSADAGATSMLPPMNPDDGGFGYDDRPRRRQNQKKSNASTILLVVAAALVLVGAVLIGKWVFSGDAAADKPFAAPIFVGQTLDRAKTMADNSELTVESTESACANQPKGSICSQDPAAGKMVNKGDTVKLVVSTGAPKVAVPSVLGKTLDEAKTLLEGDQYQFTVKTKEEVSTEEAGTVLNQDPELGKEVEKGTTITLTIAKAEEKATVPDVSNKSCDDAKNQMQQNNLQGNCVEVDTQDPNLVGKVVQTVPAIGSQADKGSTVQIQIGRSTQTQVPSNLQGLSLKDAKKALQDAGLNVGNISGSSDDDAQVISSDPAPGSTVNKGQTVNLIAFKNGNNNGNGDDGNGFFGGNNG
- a CDS encoding Stp1/IreP family PP2C-type Ser/Thr phosphatase, with the translated sequence MSLSLRFAAGSHKGMIREGNEDSGYAGPRLLAIADGMGGAAAGEVASSEAISTIVALDDDVPGSDVLTSLGTAVQRANDQLRALVEEDPQLEGMGTTLTALLWTGQRLGLVHVGDSRAYLLRDGVLTQITQDHTWVQRLVDEGRITEEEATTHPQRSLLMRALGSGEHVEPDLSIREVRAGDRYLICSDGLSGVVSHQTLEDTLASYQGPQETVQELIQLALRGGGPDNITVIVADVLDLDTGDTLAGQLSDVPVVVGAVAENQLQPHDNGIMQTPAGRASGLGRRQHGHGGGGEFGPPGSGGDITGFIPTDGFGDYTDDDFVKPRAGRKWLKRSFYGVLALAVIGGGLYGGWRWTQTQYYVGTKDEHVALYRGISQDLAWVSLSKVEKDHPEIELKYLPEYQQKLVESTIAEGSLPTAQKKIDELAVQVSACKKQAAAAPAGKTPSKPGGTTGTTPPSATSKATPSPSATASPSVSATATPTTGPSLSEEEQKVVSRCGEQ
- a CDS encoding FHA domain-containing protein FhaB/FipA, yielding MSELTLTVMRLGFLAVLWLFVIVAVQVIRSDLFGTRVTQRGSRREAGRAQQAQRQQAPPQQRQQPAAAGRTRRNAPTKLVVSEGTLTGTTVALQGQTISLGRAHDSTIVLDDDYASSRHARIYPDRDGQWIVEDLGSTNGTYLDRSRLTTPTPIPLGAPIRIGKTVIELRK
- a CDS encoding peptidoglycan D,D-transpeptidase FtsI family protein, which produces MNKPLRRIAIFCGLLVLTLLLRDNYLQYVKADSLASDTKNRRVNITRYSTPRGDIIVDGKAITGSVETTGDYKYKRTWSNGAMWAPVTGYSSQAFGANQLEKLEDGILSGNDDRLFFRNTLDMITGKEKEGGSVVTTLNAAAQKAAYNGLGDKKGAVAAIEPSTGKILALVSTPSYDPSKFAGSSNADQEAWQAVQKGKDADDPMLNRALRETYPPGSTFKVVTAAAALENGEVDGVDSKTDTPDPFPLPQSTNKLTNEHGACENATLRYALTVSCNTVFAKMADNVGNDKMIEQANKFGFNEAELDTPVRAAKSIYPKDNRPQNSLDGIGQGSNAATPLQMAMVASAVANDGKLMKPYMVDQILAPSVDPLETTEPQELSQAVSAKTAQALQEMMESVVNDQQGTGGKAKISGVKVGGKTGTAQHGLNNSEKPYAWFISYAKLSDGSAPVAVAVVVEDGSANRGDITGGGLAGPIARDVMKAVIDSKK
- a CDS encoding FtsW/RodA/SpoVE family cell cycle protein — its product is MSSTTNSPTHHTSTIGSIGTPSRRNTELALLVFAVVIPVFAYANVGLAINEQVPSGLLSYGLGLGLLAGVAHLVVRKFAPYADPLLLPLATLLNGLGLVAIWRLDQSKYLQQAQQAGTAAPRQLLYTAMGIALFIVVLIFLKDHRVLQRYTYISMVGAIFLLLLPLVPGLGQNIYGAKIWISVAGFSIQPGEFAKIVLAIFFAGYLMVKRDALALASRRFLGLYLPRGRDLGPIIVVWIISILILVFETDLGTSLLFFGMFVIMLYVATERTSWIVFGMLMSSVGAVGVAQFESHVQQRVQAWLDPMKEYTLSQQGVGGHSEQAMQALWAFGSGGTLGTGWGQGHSELIKFAANSDFILATFGEELGLAGIMALLLLYGLIAERGVRTALAARDPFGKLLAIGLSGAFALQVFVVAGGVMGLIPLTGMTMPFLAYGGSSVIANWALIGILIRISDTARRPAPAPASNPDAEMTQVVRPS
- the iscB gene encoding RNA-guided endonuclease IscB, which codes for MRTSPPGVRRHPDTAASTVVEGVNAARESSIPNTDMSPVGTGAQMVAVLDRKGHPLMPCHPARARKLLSRGRAVVVKATPFAIRLKDRVTEDSDVAGVAVRIDPGSKGTGIAVTVDVDHIDTVTGEVTASRHGLCAIELRHRGTLIRVSMQKRANYRRRRRGMNLRYRSPRFDSRSRPAGWLAPSLRHRVDTTVGTVTRLTKLFPVNELHVERVAFDTHALSLGREALDGVEYQQGSLAGYEVREFLLEKWERACAYCGGENLPFQVEHIHPRAKGGSDRISNLTLACGPCNQAKAARSVEEFLADRPALLVRLLVGAKAPFKDAAAMNATRWQLWHRLKSLGLPVSAWSGGRTKYNRAVQGLAKTHTLDALAVGEIDDVTRIVRHPETVLVASACGRGSYARTRTDKHGFPRLRLPRQKRHHGFATGDLVHAHIPRGKYQGTYTGRVAVRASGTHRISVPGGYADTSHRNLRLLQRGDGYAYTTRKEDAR